The Sagittula sp. P11 genome window below encodes:
- a CDS encoding BLUF domain-containing protein: MITQVVYVSRAVHAMGRGTDRDILRVARKRNAELGLTGFLFRTRTHYIQLLEGPAEAVGQVTESLRRDPRHTDFNVIRTMQTDTRSFARFAMGYDDVLQTRAAAFIESLKSSAISDSSLRAHVELLAVGRRRKKAALAASLGQLVSGITFSRRASRQ; this comes from the coding sequence ATGATCACACAGGTCGTTTACGTCAGTCGCGCGGTTCATGCGATGGGCCGCGGGACCGACAGGGATATCCTCAGGGTGGCGCGGAAACGCAATGCGGAACTTGGCCTGACGGGGTTCCTCTTCCGGACGCGCACCCACTACATCCAGCTCCTCGAAGGGCCGGCCGAGGCGGTCGGGCAGGTGACGGAGTCCCTGCGCCGCGACCCGCGCCATACCGATTTCAACGTGATCCGGACGATGCAGACCGACACCCGCAGTTTTGCGCGCTTTGCCATGGGCTACGACGACGTGTTGCAAACGCGTGCGGCGGCGTTCATCGAGAGCCTGAAGTCCTCTGCCATCTCGGATTCAAGCCTGCGGGCCCATGTCGAACTGCTGGCCGTGGGACGGCGCAGGAAAAAGGCCGCTCTCGCGGCCTCTCTCGGTCAACTCGTTTCAGGGATAACGTTCAGCCGTCGAGCTTCCCGCCAATAG